In the Acanthopagrus latus isolate v.2019 chromosome 23, fAcaLat1.1, whole genome shotgun sequence genome, one interval contains:
- the LOC119013323 gene encoding uncharacterized protein LOC119013323: MGSGMSEEERRDTVQDNLEKDVEKFTNCPDVTVNEAVVMFCSLSSSELLQQHLSDRKQRNFPATDWMKRLAEKLANLSPDPRLAGLGALAITIFIDIISASSSSSETVKEALRCVFAEEKASEVWDLIDECLKRCMMHVDNTEELLGDIRRIEVQLSAAITRLKNSMVRDGHMTSEALKAWVNGAAFHIQVLIHLVRLGGIQHCDPVERLISAYLSDLDLLFNKHREAVEKKCRKGYTLDESPWSAWPYFETEEGESRSMIPSIGFERYFEAYYEEHYSRQKDEISRYFMTVRDELPRLVSLVGHLNVQ; encoded by the coding sequence ATGGGATCAGGGATGAGTGAAGAGGAGCGGAGAGACACAGTTCAAGACAATTTGGAGAAAGATGTGGAGAAATTTACAAACTGTCCTGATGTGACGGTGAATGAAGCCGTCGTCATGTTCTGCAGCCTGTCTTCCTcagagctcctccagcagcacctcagcgacaggaaacagaggaacTTTCCCGCCACAGACTGGATGAAGAGACTCGCAGAGAAGCTCGCCAACCTGTCACCGGATCCCAGACTGGCAGGTCTCGGAGCGCTGgccatcaccatcttcatcgACATcatttcagcctcttcttcttcttctgagacCGTGAAGGAGgctctgaggtgtgtgtttgctgaggaGAAGGCCTCCGAGGTCTGGGATCTCATCGACGAGTGTCTGAAGAGATGCATGATGCACGTCGacaacacagaggagctgctgggcGACATCAGAAGGATCGAGGTCCAGCTGAGCGCCGCCATCACCAGGCTGAAGAACTCCATGGTGAGGGACGGGCACATGACGTCTGAGGCTCTGAAGGCCTGGGTGAACGGGGCAGCCTTCCACATCCAGGTGCTGATTCACCTGGTGAGACTGGGAGGGATTCAACACTGTGATCCTGTGGAGAGACTCATCTCTGCTTACCTGAGCGACCTGGACCTGCTGTTCAACAAGCACAGAGAGGCAGTGGAGAAGAAGTGCAGGAAGGGATACACCTTAGACGAGTCTCCCTGGTCAGCGTGGCCCTACTTTGAGACTGAGGAGGGAGAGTCGCGCTCCATGATACCCAGCATCGGGTTTGAGAGATACTTTGAGGCTTATTACGAGGAACATTACAGCAGGCAGAAGGACGAGATCAGCAGGTACTTTATGACAGTCAGAGACGAGCTGCCAAGGCTCGTCAGTCTGGTGGGTCATCTCAATGTCCAATGA